One genomic window of Deinococcus ruber includes the following:
- a CDS encoding NAD(P)/FAD-dependent oxidoreductase — translation MTSTQYDVLIIGGGFAGLSAALYTARGMKRALVCSAGPSRNAPSLHTHGVLTRGGTPPTEFLAMAQVELDRYDVPRRNSRVVQLTGENNAFMATLENGDTVQARKIILATGVRDVLPENIPGLREEWGRGVHHCPYCYGWEVQGGPIALYQPGLNADHVQTLLYHQKISSDLLVCSDTTPDLSAVHRQLLHDRGITLLDAPLVEVKGTASGVRLIFADGMTSERSVLYAHGERVLQADLAQQLGCEFTAASITVDAQQATSVPGVYAAGDVSSGNQVIFALASGAKAAMYVGYALFDDDLPAGTKV, via the coding sequence ATGACGTCAACCCAATACGACGTGCTGATCATCGGCGGCGGCTTCGCCGGTCTCAGTGCTGCGCTTTACACCGCCCGCGGCATGAAACGCGCCCTGGTGTGCAGCGCTGGTCCCAGCCGCAATGCCCCCTCCCTCCACACGCATGGTGTGCTAACGCGCGGCGGGACGCCGCCCACCGAGTTCCTCGCTATGGCCCAGGTCGAGCTCGACCGCTACGACGTGCCCCGCCGCAACAGCCGTGTGGTGCAGCTCACTGGGGAGAACAACGCCTTCATGGCCACGCTCGAAAACGGCGATACGGTGCAGGCACGCAAGATCATCCTCGCCACCGGCGTGCGGGATGTCCTGCCTGAAAACATTCCCGGCCTGCGAGAAGAATGGGGGAGAGGCGTCCATCACTGCCCGTACTGCTACGGCTGGGAAGTCCAAGGTGGACCGATTGCCCTGTATCAACCCGGCTTGAACGCCGATCATGTCCAAACACTGCTCTACCATCAGAAGATCAGTTCGGATCTCCTGGTCTGTAGCGATACCACCCCAGACCTGAGTGCCGTCCACCGGCAGCTGCTGCACGACCGCGGCATCACGCTCCTTGACGCGCCGTTGGTGGAGGTCAAGGGCACCGCCTCCGGCGTCCGGTTGATCTTCGCCGATGGTATGACCAGCGAGCGTTCAGTGCTGTACGCACATGGTGAGCGAGTGCTGCAGGCCGACTTGGCGCAGCAGCTCGGCTGCGAGTTCACAGCGGCCAGCATCACGGTGGACGCACAGCAGGCAACCAGCGTGCCCGGCGTGTACGCGGCGGGCGATGTCAGCAGTGGCAATCAGGTGATCTTCGCCCTCGCCAGTGGGGCCAAGGCCGCGATGTACGTCGGCTATGCCCTGTTCGACGACGATCTTCCCGCTGGTACGAAGGTCTGA
- a CDS encoding class-II fumarase/aspartase family protein, translating to MSPTSSSPMAQLFSIPARRQRYLDVEAALALAQADLGVIPHDPAQQIAATAHLHLLDAARIDADEVRTAHPLMPLITELARVVGEPAGGWIHWGATTQNVQQTADVLGLRLALNLLTAQLCDLLDALTVLTERGAELVMAGRTHGQQAVPITFGFKTAIWVDAMLRHLERSQQLRPRLLTAMMGGAVGNFASLGDIGPAVQRRVAERLGLTPMPLPARSLSDPFAELVCLLGMLAGTGSAIAGEVARLMANEFAEVGEALGEGDVGSSTMPQKRNPKKSAAVIALSAQIRALVPLALEAMIHSHEVEGARTAMMDAALEQGCVLSGELLTLLTEVVRGLELYPERMAANLQLSGGLINAEAVMMQLAQKIGRGEAHEVVHHAAREVAIRGAGAGFLEVLSHDPQIQAELSAQELTQLLDPASHTGLSAALAHETSARARRAVEHVREQLNDEHLENRL from the coding sequence ATGAGCCCTACGTCCAGCTCTCCCATGGCACAGCTGTTTTCCATTCCTGCCCGGCGGCAGCGGTACTTGGATGTCGAGGCTGCCCTGGCACTGGCGCAGGCAGACCTCGGCGTCATCCCCCACGACCCCGCTCAGCAGATTGCCGCCACCGCCCACCTGCATTTGCTGGACGCAGCCCGGATTGACGCTGACGAGGTCCGTACCGCTCACCCGCTGATGCCGCTCATCACCGAACTCGCCCGCGTGGTCGGTGAGCCTGCTGGCGGCTGGATTCACTGGGGTGCCACCACCCAGAACGTCCAGCAGACCGCCGACGTGCTCGGCCTCCGTCTCGCCCTGAACCTGCTTACCGCGCAGCTCTGTGATCTGCTGGACGCCCTGACCGTGCTGACCGAGCGCGGCGCAGAACTTGTGATGGCGGGCCGAACCCATGGCCAGCAGGCTGTCCCGATCACCTTCGGTTTCAAAACGGCCATTTGGGTGGACGCGATGCTGCGCCACCTAGAGCGCTCCCAGCAGCTCCGCCCTCGCCTGCTGACTGCCATGATGGGCGGCGCGGTCGGTAACTTCGCGTCCCTGGGTGACATCGGCCCAGCCGTGCAGCGCCGGGTGGCGGAGCGGCTCGGCCTGACGCCGATGCCCCTTCCCGCCCGCAGTCTGTCCGATCCGTTTGCCGAGCTGGTCTGCCTGCTGGGAATGCTGGCAGGCACCGGATCGGCGATCGCCGGTGAAGTCGCGCGGCTGATGGCCAACGAGTTTGCGGAGGTGGGCGAGGCGCTCGGTGAGGGGGACGTCGGCAGCTCGACCATGCCGCAGAAGCGCAATCCGAAGAAGAGTGCTGCGGTGATTGCCCTCTCTGCGCAGATCCGCGCCCTGGTTCCCTTGGCTTTGGAGGCGATGATCCACAGCCATGAGGTGGAAGGCGCCAGGACAGCGATGATGGATGCGGCGCTGGAGCAGGGGTGTGTCCTGAGCGGCGAACTGCTGACGCTGCTCACCGAGGTGGTGAGGGGCCTGGAGCTGTACCCGGAACGAATGGCCGCGAACTTGCAGTTGTCTGGGGGACTCATCAATGCCGAGGCGGTCATGATGCAGCTGGCGCAGAAGATCGGGCGGGGAGAGGCGCATGAGGTGGTACATCATGCGGCCCGGGAGGTAGCAATACGCGGCGCAGGAGCGGGGTTTCTTGAGGTGCTCTCACATGATCCGCAGATCCAGGCAGAATTGAGCGCCCAGGAACTGACCCAGTTGCTCGATCCGGCCAGTCACACTGGACTGAGCGCCGCATTAGCCCACGAAACCAGTGCGCGGGCGCGGCGGGCGGTCGAACACGTCCGAGAGCAGTTGAACGACGAACACCTGGAGAACCGCCTTTGA
- a CDS encoding PadR family transcriptional regulator, translating into MPPTPQLNTNALQVMAVMYHDPNGQHYALSLSQATHLRNGTLFPILDKLEDMRLIEAEWEEKNPHGRRARRFYRLTAEGIQRFEDARAKLFTPPGGHLTHG; encoded by the coding sequence ATGCCTCCGACCCCTCAACTGAATACCAACGCCCTCCAGGTGATGGCGGTGATGTACCACGACCCGAACGGCCAACATTACGCCCTCAGCCTCAGTCAGGCGACCCACCTTCGGAACGGAACCCTCTTCCCAATCCTCGACAAGCTTGAAGACATGCGTCTGATCGAAGCGGAATGGGAAGAGAAAAACCCACACGGCCGCCGAGCCAGACGGTTTTACCGGCTCACGGCAGAAGGCATCCAGCGCTTTGAGGACGCCCGAGCAAAACTGTTTACGCCACCAGGAGGACACCTCACGCATGGATAA
- the rnhA gene encoding ribonuclease HI codes for MTDRKQVRLVTDGACSGNPGPGGWACLLTYGAHTKELSGGSPATTNNRMELTALLEGLRALKGPCDVHVVSDSRYIIDTFEQQWHVKWAQKGWKKGGKPIPNHDLWQALLSAAKPHTLTFEWVRGHAGHPENERVDRLAVQARDHAATLPPEASAPAEGGLFD; via the coding sequence ATGACGGACCGTAAACAGGTACGTCTCGTGACCGATGGCGCCTGCTCCGGGAATCCTGGCCCCGGCGGCTGGGCCTGCCTGCTGACCTACGGCGCACACACCAAAGAGCTGAGCGGCGGCTCGCCCGCCACCACCAACAACCGCATGGAACTCACCGCCCTGCTCGAAGGGCTGCGCGCCCTCAAAGGTCCGTGCGACGTGCATGTAGTTTCAGACAGCCGCTACATCATCGACACCTTTGAACAGCAATGGCACGTCAAGTGGGCGCAGAAAGGCTGGAAGAAGGGTGGCAAGCCCATCCCCAACCATGATCTGTGGCAGGCGCTCCTGAGTGCCGCCAAGCCCCACACCCTGACGTTCGAGTGGGTGCGGGGGCATGCCGGGCATCCGGAGAACGAACGCGTGGACCGACTGGCCGTGCAGGCGCGAGATCACGCCGCGACGCTGCCGCCAGAAGCGTCAGCCCCTGCGGAAGGCGGACTCTTCGATTGA
- a CDS encoding response regulator transcription factor → MTTHILIIEQDLLLAAQLHATLEDRGYQVRVATSLMQGLTLARLSFPTLVVVSLELPDGSGRDVVTRLRASSAAVPILVLTNGAAGEAQQRALLQLGATECLRKPVSVRVLVDRIQASLRRRPEKDTLSYGELHVFPEQQVVTFQGGVCHLTDTERRILALLLRERGRIVSRTEIARELWDAPDGSERSNVIDVHLTHLRAKLSGLQLYGVIRTVRSVGFMIRNEA, encoded by the coding sequence ATGACGACGCACATCTTGATCATTGAGCAGGATCTGCTGCTCGCAGCTCAACTGCACGCCACGCTGGAAGACAGGGGCTACCAAGTGCGTGTGGCCACCTCCCTGATGCAGGGTCTCACGCTGGCTCGGCTGTCCTTCCCGACCCTGGTGGTGGTGAGCCTGGAGCTTCCGGACGGCTCTGGGCGCGACGTGGTGACGCGCCTGCGGGCCAGCAGTGCGGCCGTCCCGATCCTTGTGCTGACGAACGGTGCGGCCGGAGAGGCTCAGCAGCGGGCACTGCTGCAACTCGGAGCCACAGAGTGCCTGCGCAAGCCCGTGTCAGTCCGGGTGCTGGTGGACCGTATCCAGGCGTCCCTGAGGCGACGTCCGGAGAAGGACACACTGTCGTACGGTGAGTTACACGTGTTCCCTGAGCAGCAAGTCGTGACGTTCCAGGGTGGCGTGTGTCATCTGACCGACACGGAACGCAGGATCCTCGCGTTGCTGCTGCGGGAACGGGGGCGGATCGTCTCGCGCACGGAAATCGCACGCGAACTGTGGGACGCTCCAGATGGGTCCGAGCGCAGCAATGTCATTGATGTGCACCTGACGCACCTTCGCGCCAAACTGAGTGGGCTACAGCTCTACGGCGTGATTCGAACGGTGCGGAGTGTGGGGTTTATGATCCGAAACGAGGCATAG